One Acinetobacter pullicarnis genomic region harbors:
- a CDS encoding glycosyltransferase: protein MIPKKIHYCWFGNNEYSTLIKRCIETWNDKLPGWEFILWNEDNSPMEHPFVQKAMRDGKYAFVSDYVRCYALYTYGGVYLDTDMEVLKDIDPLRSLVAFLAPEDISGESLSCGVMGAEKNHKLYSEMLEYYGENLTYTPIPLIISRIIKNKKISISVLPRESFYPYNPFDKAQDVKQLMLSDITNETYAIHHWNFSWKLSFLENIFMRIKKLF, encoded by the coding sequence ATGATTCCAAAAAAAATCCACTATTGTTGGTTCGGTAATAATGAATACAGCACTTTAATAAAAAGATGTATTGAAACATGGAATGATAAATTACCAGGTTGGGAGTTCATATTGTGGAATGAAGACAACTCACCAATGGAACACCCATTTGTTCAGAAGGCTATGAGAGATGGTAAGTATGCCTTCGTTTCTGATTATGTAAGGTGTTATGCATTATATACGTACGGCGGAGTTTATTTAGATACAGATATGGAAGTTCTAAAAGATATTGATCCACTTAGATCATTAGTTGCTTTTCTAGCACCGGAAGATATCAGTGGAGAGTCATTAAGTTGCGGGGTTATGGGGGCTGAAAAAAATCATAAACTCTATTCTGAAATGTTGGAATATTACGGTGAGAATTTAACTTATACTCCAATACCTTTAATAATTTCAAGGATTATTAAAAATAAAAAAATAAGTATTTCTGTCTTGCCAAGAGAATCTTTTTATCCTTACAACCCTTTCGATAAAGCCCAAGATGTTAAACAGTTAATGCTGTCAGACATAACTAATGAAACCTATGCTATCCATCATTGGAATTTTTCATGGAAACTTTCTTTTTTAGAAAATATTTTTATGAGAATAAAGAAATTATTTTGA
- a CDS encoding EpsG family protein, which translates to MIFYFSTLFLVVFWVWLEKVSLNRRAIWFPASILILFASIRSFTVGTDTALYTERFRYNFDPLYYEVNSEVELGYQLFERIILTLFDNYFWLFFFTSTIVVFSFLLFFKKYSKDYLLSVFIFICFGYYTLFFNGLRNAISIAILVCSIPYLLSKKFLKFLLIVFFASLFHISAWILLPFYFLIHLNLKLEIKILGVFLFSFLVSSIGIQFLASSNKRYEHYTQASENAGGYLTLLLYVVFCIFFYFFGKKARENSESYRLYEQLFICGVALVVPIAFLGTDPSGPQRILYIFAWLLTLMFPYVFQYLKNTYMKIIFIILSLIYFYLITTRFSNLVPYNVNSIFEIF; encoded by the coding sequence ATGATTTTTTATTTTAGTACACTTTTTTTGGTTGTATTCTGGGTTTGGTTGGAGAAAGTCTCATTAAATCGCAGGGCAATATGGTTTCCAGCTAGTATTTTAATCTTGTTTGCTAGTATTCGAAGTTTTACTGTTGGTACAGATACTGCGTTGTATACAGAAAGATTTAGATATAATTTTGATCCATTATATTATGAGGTTAATTCAGAGGTTGAATTAGGTTATCAATTATTTGAAAGAATAATTTTAACTTTATTTGATAACTATTTCTGGTTATTCTTTTTCACATCAACAATAGTAGTCTTTTCTTTTCTTCTCTTTTTTAAGAAATACTCAAAAGACTATCTGCTTTCTGTTTTTATATTTATATGCTTTGGATATTATACTCTTTTTTTTAATGGTCTTAGAAACGCCATCTCTATTGCTATTTTGGTTTGTTCCATCCCTTATTTGTTGAGTAAAAAGTTTTTAAAATTTTTACTCATAGTTTTTTTTGCATCATTATTTCATATCTCTGCATGGATACTTCTTCCTTTTTATTTTTTGATTCACTTAAACTTGAAGCTGGAAATAAAAATACTTGGTGTCTTCTTATTTTCATTTTTAGTTAGCTCAATAGGAATTCAGTTTTTGGCTTCAAGTAATAAGAGGTATGAACATTATACACAAGCTTCTGAAAATGCAGGTGGTTATTTAACCTTGTTATTGTATGTTGTGTTTTGTATCTTCTTTTATTTTTTTGGGAAAAAGGCAAGAGAGAATAGTGAGTCATATAGGTTATACGAGCAATTATTTATATGTGGCGTCGCTTTAGTTGTACCTATTGCATTTTTAGGGACTGACCCATCTGGTCCACAAAGAATTTTATACATATTTGCTTGGTTGCTGACATTAATGTTCCCGTATGTATTTCAATACTTAAAAAATACTTATATGAAAATAATTTTTATTATATTGAGTTTGATATATTTCTATTTAATAACCACTAGATTTTCAAACTTGGTTCCATATAATGTTAACTCTATTTTTGAGATTTTTTAA
- a CDS encoding glycosyltransferase has product MIDYPLVSVVIPCYNHEKFVQDSIQSVIDQTYLNIELIIIDDGSKDSSVDKIQQMIPACEQRFTRFEFRSRPNKGLSATLNEAIDWVQGKYFSAIASDDLMLIGKTDIQVRYMEENQDITALFGSAHYIDENNNIKLANHLDQQEYIFDKIFLNECQFYAPTQMLRTEVLNKIGGYDITILVEDWYMWLKMAENGRVYCLSDVLANYRIHSSNTTKNSKFIYENNLKTLNHYENHRLYGKAYSKLRWSYIIWTGQKSKLESMELLFAYAIEFPSAIFSRDFLVYCKYFIFRIKNWF; this is encoded by the coding sequence ATGATTGATTATCCTTTAGTTTCAGTAGTTATTCCTTGCTATAACCATGAAAAATTTGTGCAAGACAGCATACAAAGTGTGATTGATCAAACTTATCTGAATATTGAGTTGATTATTATCGACGATGGTTCAAAAGATAGTTCTGTAGACAAAATACAACAGATGATTCCAGCCTGTGAACAACGCTTTACTCGCTTTGAATTTAGATCACGTCCAAATAAGGGGTTAAGTGCGACTTTAAATGAAGCTATAGATTGGGTTCAAGGTAAATATTTTTCTGCAATAGCTTCAGATGATTTAATGTTGATAGGAAAAACAGATATACAAGTTCGCTATATGGAAGAAAATCAGGATATTACAGCACTTTTCGGAAGTGCACACTATATCGATGAGAATAATAATATAAAACTCGCAAATCATTTAGATCAGCAGGAATATATTTTTGATAAGATTTTTCTAAATGAATGTCAGTTTTATGCACCGACACAAATGCTGAGAACAGAAGTTCTAAATAAGATAGGTGGTTATGATATTACTATTCTAGTTGAAGATTGGTATATGTGGCTGAAAATGGCTGAAAATGGGCGAGTATATTGTTTGTCAGATGTATTGGCGAATTATAGAATTCATTCAAGTAATACCACTAAGAACTCAAAATTTATTTATGAGAATAACTTGAAAACTTTGAACCATTATGAAAATCATAGGTTGTATGGTAAAGCATATAGTAAGCTGCGGTGGAGCTATATAATCTGGACTGGTCAGAAAAGTAAACTAGAATCAATGGAATTATTATTTGCTTACGCTATAGAGTTTCCTAGTGCTATATTTTCAAGAGACTTTCTTGTCTATTGTAAGTATTTTATTTTTAGAATTAAAAATTGGTTTTAG